The sequence AGAAATATCTTACTTATACaatatatttccttaaaatgaatatttttaaaatttaagtgaaTTCCATATGTACATAgcaattataaatataaataatttgtgTAACGAATTATACTTCTACTAAACGTCAAGCCTAGGATTTCTATACATAACAATTATTTCTATGGGTGTTGAGCTAGGATTTCCGCTGTACGAATATACTTCTCTAGGAGTTATGCTGGACAAATTGTACTTCTCAATACCAGGTTTTAttctattattgttattttccttaatcattttcattttatttgttctagaaataatatttgaagttttctttgtctactacattgtttttgtaaaaatgctaattaatttcttgaataacaCTTTTgtatatcatatactatataataaaagttgggcttagacgccgtggttgcgccaagtggcttcactaaattgcataatttttttaaaatttttatatttagaaaatatatagaatttttcttctcctataatcccttagttgataaaaatcttaatttgattacaatccaaattcttcatataatccatctaatccttatttaatcttaatttgattacaattcaaattcttcatcaaatccttattttttatgtgtagtgtattataaaaaaagcaacaacttttttttaattactacattACATGTTCTAATGCATCTTTAATTGcagaaaatttttagattttaaaaatatatataatttttcttctcctataatttctaagttgataaaaattttaattcgattacaatccaaattcttcatctaatccatctaattcttatttaattttaatttgattacaattcaaattcttcatctaatccctTTAACAAATAAGTTTAAGTTTAAATAGGACTCTAATTCTATTTGTTCTTATTGACTTATTtagataaagtaacaataactattgtatcattttttttttttttataaagtaacaattttacttttagcctaatttaaacattaattgttgttgttgttgtttttttttttttttttggataaagtatCAAATGATAGCTAATATGTATTAACATTAATGtaaacttaattttaaaaaaaaaatctaaatttagataatgtcaaaacaaaaaaaaaattaggataaaGTAACCCAAAAgaatatattttacataatgaagaatttggcaaaaaaataaataacaaattcaaatccaagaaagtttgaagaaaagcatacaaatttttttttatgatattgacaaaaaataatatccgaaaaaagaagaagaataaatcATTTTATGCATTCTGAAAACAAACatatttattgcacttttttaataagttattacttatatatatatatatatatatatatgcacatttAATAATACCTTAGTTTCACAcaatatgaatttattatataacttaaaagtaaaaatatttatttatttttattatctaattttaagtaaattaacaaaaaaattatttaatatgaattttgattaagcCGTGTATCGCACGGGCATAATGCTCGTATCATGTATTTTGTGCTGTTGAATTTCACAAATGAAGTCACAAGTTTGGAATCACTTAgagttggctaaaaaaaaaaaaaaaaagcttataagAGTATGTTTTGTATACTGTAAATAACCTATAATGAAATTGTTATTCACGCggaacaattattttattatttagcattttcattacaaaaaatagttattgcttaaaaataattattccttttttttttaccaaagcAATAATTATTCCTTAAATTGGGGAATAACTATTTCTCTCataattgcatgaaatttgtgGGCTAAAGAGAAACGGTTTTTTGGTCAAGACTTATGACCATGCCACAAGGTTCGCCTTAATTCTAGTAAATTCCTTCGTTAAGGCCTAATAAATagtagttttttcatttttagtaatatttattttccttaacAACCTTTAGTTTAGTTTGTTTTGGGAAGTCTCTTAGAAACATTAGTTTCAATTTCTGTAATTATCtcaattttgctatttttgataaaatttattacttGGTCACCTAATTATATGATTAGCGTGAATTAAGATTTTTTGAACGTTTTCCTAGCCGGCCAAAGTTTTCTATCTTACCATTTAAACACGTTACAACCTCCAAAGCAATTTAGTTATTAGATTgataaaaattcaaactatCGTCTATTACTTCTTTCGAATTCCAAAAACCTATCACCTTGTATATTCAAAAAAACAATGTATTTGTAATATTATAATTACATTATAAAATATTCACAGAGGCATCACTGTGATCttatctccctctctctctctctatttctctttctcatgGCGGCACAAAGCTCGTTGAAAATATTGGAGGTCAGTACAATCTCTCCGTCCTCAGACTCCCCAAACACAGCCACTGAGATCTCTCTCCCACTCACTATCTTTgatctctttttcttaaaaaccgCACCAATTGAGGTTCTTTCCTTCTACTCACAAGCTAACTTAGACTGTTTTTCCTTTGACTCAATCCTCTCCAAACTCAagcactcactctctctcactctcccgCACTTTCTCCCACTTGTAGGGAAACTAACATGGCCTCCTGATTCTCAAAAACCCATCATTCATTACACCCCTGGTGATTCCATTTCACTCACTATAGCTGAATCCGATGCCAACTTTGACAATCTATCTGGAGACCATGTAACTGAAGCTAGAAACTTTTGTCATCTCATACCCCACTTGGAAACATCAGACTCAAAAGCTTCAATTTTGACATTGCAAGTCACTCTCTTTTCAAACAAAGGGTTTTGCCTTGGCGTTGTTGCGAACCATGCGGTTCTTGATGGGAAAGCCATGTCATTGTTCTTGGACTCATGGGCTTATATAAGCAAACTTGATAAAGACTCAACTTTATTGCCAGAACTAACACCATTCATCGACAGAACTGCTGTCAAATACCCAGCTACACTCGACTCTATGTTCTCAGACTGTTTGTTAGCAACGAATAGCCGAAGCCTTAAGCCACACAATTTCGAGGATCCAACAGAAGACATTGTTCGAGGCACATTCGAGTTAAGCCGTGCAG is a genomic window of Quercus lobata isolate SW786 chromosome 2, ValleyOak3.0 Primary Assembly, whole genome shotgun sequence containing:
- the LOC115968893 gene encoding phenolic glucoside malonyltransferase 1-like; the protein is MAAQSSLKILEVSTISPSSDSPNTATEISLPLTIFDLFFLKTAPIEVLSFYSQANLDCFSFDSILSKLKHSLSLTLPHFLPLVGKLTWPPDSQKPIIHYTPGDSISLTIAESDANFDNLSGDHVTEARNFCHLIPHLETSDSKASILTLQVTLFSNKGFCLGVVANHAVLDGKAMSLFLDSWAYISKLDKDSTLLPELTPFIDRTAVKYPATLDSMFSDCLLATNSRSLKPHNFEDPTEDIVRGTFELSRADIEKLRKRVFSWGDKVGDEAKTKTVEPFQLSTFVLSFAYIMVCVAKAKELESGIVAQARELMKETGLAIAAYRIIDGIKKIEGFLDEAEKWIKLATGQMGAEGTQTLPEMITVAWSNKFKDYERDFGWGRPQKVALTNIHRTRATTIAESKNGNGGVEVGVVLKKHEMDLFASLFVTGLQSL